The Granulicella sp. L56 DNA window TGACACATCACTTCCAATGTCAACAAATTATTGCAAACTGTAAAGTGATTCTTACATATTGAGATGGTTTTGATTCCCGCTTGACAGTTTCTCCCGAGACTGCTCAAATCGGTATTGTTACGCTTCACCGACACGACGACCGTTCTGAGTTGTAGAGAGGAAGATAGAGGATGCCGGTCCGTCTTACGAACGAACCGGCATCGGGTGGCAAACCAAGGTTCGCCCTGCCACTCCATTCAATGATGAAGTGACGCCTACGGAATATGATGCCATATTTCGTGTTCATCGAGTGCCTCAACAGTCGGGGGAACCACAGAGTGACTGACATCGAACGGGATGTCGGTTGGAGTTCGTCCCCTTATGGCCACATTCAACGTGACTTGCACGGAGCGGCATGCCGTTCATCAACGTATTCTTTCTATCGGCTGTACCAACGTTGCGACCGGTGCCGAACAACGCTTCAGTGAAGCAGAGGCTATCGGGCGGATTGAGGCGCAAACGGACAATTTTGTCGTTCGCGATCGTCTGGGACATCAAGCCGTCGTTGAGATAGAGCATCGCGAAGGATCTAAGTTTCTGATCACCCGACGCGATGAGGTTAAGACCGATAACCTGGCCGCGCTCCCGGCTTGCATTACTAAACCAATAGTCGTTCCACCGATTCCGCCTTATCGGCCAGTCACTCCGGCACGTTCTCACTCGGTTCATTCGGAATGGAAGGGCTGGGATTGACTGTCGCTTTCAGAATTATTTGTCGTAAAGTCCTTGCATGCAAGAGCTGAGTGGAATGTCGGAAGCAACTCGAGATGTTGCTATGGCTCGGTATCGGGTGATCCAGCCATATCTGGAACAAAAGAGATCTCTGGCGATGGTCGCGGTCGACGCGGACGTCTGCTTTCGTACCGCTCAAAGATGGGTAAGTCAGTATCGGAAGCTTGGGCTGGTAGCCCTTGCACGCAAATCAAGAGGCGACCGAGGCGCGAGAAGGGTGGTCTCACCGCAGATCAAGGCCGCGATTGAAGGGTTAGCTCTCGAAAGACCTCCATTACCCATCCGATCCATTTGCCGCCAGATTCGACAGTTTGCAGAGGCCACAGGCGAGACACTTCCCCGCTACGGCACTGTCTATGATCTGGTTCGTGAGGTTCCCGGCAGCCTTTTGACCCTCGCGCATCATGGCAGCAAAGCTTATAGCGAAGGCTTCGATCTTGTTCACAGGCGTGAGGCACCAAGAGCAAATGCCATCTGGCAGGCAGACCATGCACTCCTAAGTATCCTTCTGCTCCGCGAGGATGGGCAGACCGCTCGACCATGGCTGACCATCGTGATCGACGATTACAGTCGTGCCATTGCCGGTTAC harbors:
- a CDS encoding DUF3892 domain-containing protein — encoded protein: MATFNVTCTERHAVHQRILSIGCTNVATGAEQRFSEAEAIGRIEAQTDNFVVRDRLGHQAVVEIEHREGSKFLITRRDEVKTDNLAALPACITKPIVVPPIPPYRPVTPARSHSVHSEWKGWD